A single Pan troglodytes isolate AG18354 chromosome X, NHGRI_mPanTro3-v2.0_pri, whole genome shotgun sequence DNA region contains:
- the LOC107966361 gene encoding putative G antigen family E member 3 — protein sequence MSEHVRTRSQSSERGNDQESSQPVGSVIVQQPTEEKRQEEQPPTDNQGIAPSGEIENEGAPAVQEPDMEAFQQELALLKIEDEPGDGPDVREGTLPTFDPTKVLEAGDVQP from the exons ATGAGTGAGCATGTGAGAACAAGATCCCAATCCTCAGAAAGAGGAAATGACCAAGAGTCTTCCCAGCCAGTTGGATCTGTGATT GTCCAGCAGCCCACTGAGGAAAAACGTCAAGAAGAGCAACCACCAACTGATAATCAGGGTATTGCACCTAGTGGGGAGATTGAAAATGAAGGAGCACCTGCCGTTCAAG agCCTGACATGGAAGCTTTTCAACAGGAACTGGCTCTGCTTAAGATAGAGGATGAGCCTGGAGATGGTCCTGATGTCAGGGAGGGGACTCTGCCCACTTTTGATCCCACTAAAGTGCTGGAAGCAG gtgATGTGCAACCATAG